The Prosthecobacter fusiformis genomic sequence CATAAGGACGCCATGGCTGCGCTGAAGATCGCCATGACCGGCAACCGCGAAGGCATTGAATTCGAAGGCAACCAGAGCGCCGAGGACGTCAATGATTGCGTCGCCGTCATGGAAAAACTGCTCAAGGTGCGCGAGGTCATCCTGCGCGTGAACCAGGAATACATCCGCAGTGCCGCCATGGAGGATGCCTATCGCACCGAGCCGCCCTTCAAGCTTCAGGGCAGCTACCGCAATATGAACAAGATCTCCGAGAAGATCCAGCCGCTCATGACCGCTGCCGAGGTGCATTCGATCATCGAAGACCACTATCGCGGTGAATCCCAGACCCTCAGCCAGTCGGCCGAGGCCAACCTTCTCAAGTGGCGTGAGATCAACGATCTCGCCAGTGATGCTGACAAGGCCCGCTGGACCGAAATCAAGCGCACCTTCGGACGCAATCTTCTCGCCGGAGGTTCTGGCGAAAACGACCCCGTTAGCCGTATCACCGGCCAGATGAGCGCCTTCACCGCAGGACTCGAAAAAATCGAGCAGGCCGTTTCCCACCCGACTCTTTCTGACGTCTCCATCGCTCATCTGCAAAAAATCATCGAAGGCCTCCGGGCTGTGCCCGTCACCGTGGAGATCAAAGTACAGCCTGTGGAAAAGCATGAGGAAGACGATTTACCCGTGGATGTCCAAAGCAGCGTGAAGCAATCCGGATGAATATTTGACAAAGGACGGAGTCATAGACGTTAGTTAGAAAGTCATGCGCCCTGCCACCCGCCGCCAAATCCTCACCTGCCTCGCGCTTCTGGCGCTGGGTTGGGCGCAGGTCTTTGGAATCATGCGCGGTTATGTCTGTGACTGTGGAGGGGAGGTGGAAATTACTGCCTACGATCACTGCCACGGCCCTCATGGCATCGCCTGTCATCATGACGATTCACCCGCGCATCATCAGCATGATGAAAACGGGGAGGACACCCATGAGCATGCCCCTTTGAAGGAGCCCGTTCAGGCGAAGCAGCTTGTTTCCCAGTCTGTTTCAGTCCCTCTCCCCGTCCTCGCCGTCATGCCCCCCTGGGAACCGCTGACGGTGCTGCTGGCTTCCATGGATGCCGTCGGCCGCCCGGTCCCACCGCCAAGAAATGACCGCATTGGCCAACGATGGCCAGAGGTGCTGACACGCACCATTGCCCTTAGAGTTTAAGATACGGACACTCGCCGTCATCCACGATGATGACGCCCGCTCACTGTCCTGCCATGGACTTGGCTATTCCATGTCCGCCTTCTTAACCTCTGTCTATTTATGCATCGTCGTTTATTGATCCTTTCATGCCTCGTGGCAGTTTCGTCCACTCAGGCACTTACTCTTTCGGACATCGCCCCCCGTGTCCGTAGCCACCATCCCCAGCTCAAAGCAGCCCGCATGGCGGTGGAAGAAGCACGCGGTCGTCAGCTCGGCGCAGGTCGCCTGTCGAATCCTTCGTTAGGCTTCGAATTTCAAAACGAGAGCCGGGTATCCCCCCGCTCCAGCACCTTCTCGCTGGACCAGTCTTTCCCCATCACCCGCAGACTGACACTGGAAAAACAGCTTACCTCACAGCTCGTCACCGCTGCCGAACTTGAGGTGAAGGACGCCGAGCGCAACCTCATCGCCGAAGCCCGTAGCCTCGCGGTCAAGCTGCTCTCTCTGGAAAAACAACGCGCCTTGCGCCAGCAGCAGACCCAGCTTGCCCAGGAGCTTTCCAGCTTCGCCAAGGAGCGTGCCGATGCCGGTGAGCTATCTCCCCTGGATGCCGCTCAGGCTCAGGTAGATGCCCAGCGGCTCCAGTTGGAAGCCCGCCGCATCCAGATTGAAACCGTTACCCTCCAGGGCGCTCTCAAACCCATGCTTGGACTCAGCCCTGCCGCGTCCTTAAAGCTCACGGGGGATCTCCCCGCTCTCACCCTCCCAGGCAGGTCCGCATGGCAGCAGCGGGCAGATTACCAGCTCGCCCAGGCTAAAACCCAGGCTGCCCAGACCGATGCCGCACTGGCTCACGCCCGCCGTTATCAGGATGTCAGCGCGGGCCTCTTTGCCGCCCGTGAGCAGCAGGATGTCAGCTCCAGCAGCACGGAGCACACCGGTTTCATAGGCTTCCGCTTCTCCATTCCATTGCCCCTTTGGAACCGCAACCAGGGGGAGATCGCTGAAAAGACCGCTAGCATCGAGCGCGCCCGTTTGGAAAGCGAAGCTCTCGCTTCACAAATCACCAGTGAAGCTGAAACCGCCCGCCAGGAAATGCAGGCCAATGCTGCCCTCGTGACCGAGACGCGAGACCGCCTGCTCCCCCTCGTCAAAGAGCAGACGGACAAGTTGGAAACCGCCTACCAGACCGGCCAGACAGATCTTCTCACCGTCCTTCGCGCCCGGGATCAGCGCCTTCAGCTTGAGGCCGCTGTCCTGGACGCCAGCCGTGATTTCCACCTCGCCCGCATCCGTTATGAGGCTGCCGTCGGTTCCATGCATTAGAATCCACACGCCTAACAAAAAGCAAAGCCATGACTTATTACCTCATCAAGCTCTTCCTCAGCGCCGGCATGATCGTCACCATCACGGAGATCGCCAAGCGCAACAACGCCGCCGCCAGCATCATCCACTCTCTGCCGCTGACCTCCGTCCTCGCTTTCATCTGGATTTATCTGGAGACAAAGGACGCCGCCCTCATCGGCCGCCACGCTTACGGCACCTTCTGGTACGTCTTGCCCACGCTGCCCATGTTTATCCTCATGCCCTGGCTCATCAAAAAGCTCGGCGGCTTCTGGCCCGCCTTCGGTGCCGGCATCGTCCTCACCGTCGCTCTGTATCTCCTCACCATGCGCCTGCTCAAGCTCGCTGGTGTCAATCTTTGATCTCCCTTCCCATGCCGCGTTTTATCCGTCTCGCCTTTATTGCCGGACTCCTTTGTCTTCCTTCGTTCGCCGCCGAAAGCACCCGGGTCATCCTGGATGAAATCAGCGTCAAAAACCTGCGCCTTGAAACCGTCGAAACTGAAGAAGCCTCTTTTGAGGAAACCATCTTTTCGTTAGGCCATCTGGAGATCCTCCCTGGGCGTAAGGCCGTCGTCAGCAGCCGTATTGCTGGGCGAGCCTTCAGTGTCCTCGCCCTTCCAGACCAGCAGGTGGAGGAAGGGGATGAACTCGTCTGGGTGGAAAGCCGTCAGCCGGGTGATCCACCGCCCACCATCATGCTGCCCGCGCCCATGGCCGGCCTCATTTCAAAAGTGGATATCTCTCAAGGCCAGCCCATCACCCCGGATCAGGCCCTCATCGAAATCGTGGACATGGAAACGCTCGAGGCCGCCGCGCAGGTGCCTGAGCATCTGGCGGGGCGGTTGGAAAAAGGCCAGATCGCCCGTATTCGCTTGCCTGCTTTTCCAGACAAGGTCTTCGAGGCCAAACTCGCCCATATCGGTGCCTATGCCGACGAGAAAAACGGCACCGTCGAAGCCGCCTTCCACTTATCCAATGAAGACCTTCTTTTGCGTCCAGGCATGAGGGCAGAATTCACCATCGTCACCCGTCTCCGTGAAGGTGTGACCGTCATCCCCAGTGCTGCCCTCCAGGGTGATAGCATCAACCGCTTTGTGTTCGTCAAAGATTTCGAACTCGCCAATGCCTTCGTTAAAGCTTCTGTCGTCATCGGCCAAACAAACGATACGTTCGTGGAGGTCATCAGCGGTCTCTTGCCCGGTGATGAAGTGGTTACCCAGGGCGCTTATGCCCTCGCCTTCGCCGGTGGTGGCACCACCAGTCTCAAAGAAGCCCTTGATGCCGCCCATGGACATGAGCACAACGAGGACGGCACCGAGAGAAAAGAATCCGCCGCCGAAGACCACGATCACGACCATGAAAGCGAAAGTTCGTCATGGAATGAACTGACTCTCCTCTTCGCCGCCAGCACCGCTTTGCTGCTGGTCCTTCTGGCCCTGGTTTCATGGAAGCGCAACTCATCCATTTCCTAGCCCCATGCTGAACCGCCTCATCCTCTGGTCCCTCCACCATCGGGCCATCATCATCGGTGCCAGTATCCTCCTGCTCGTCATGGGAGCACGTACCGTCACGCAGCTTCCTGTGGAAGTTTTGCCAGACCTCACCAAGCCCACGGTCACCATCCTCACGGAGGCCCCCGGCCTCGCTCCCGAAGAGGTAGAAGCCCTCATCACCCAGCCCATTGAAAGCGCCCTCATGGGGGTTGCGGGCTTGACTCGTCTTCGCTCCACTTCGGACATCTCCTTGTCTCTCGTCTTCGCCGAGTTTGCTTGGGGTACAGACATCTATCGCGCGCGCCAATTTGTGCAGGAGCGGCTTGCGGGTGCCCGCTCCACCTTGCCTCCGGATACACAACCTTTCCTCACCCCCGTCGCCTCTTTGATGGGAGAAATCCTCCTTGTAGGCGTCCGCAGTACCGATGTAAAAGTCCCCGCCATGGAAGTGCGCAGCCTGGCCGACTGGACCATCCGCCGCCGCTTGCAGGCCATTCCCGGCATTGCTGAAGTGCTCAACATGGGCGGTGGCGTGAAGCAGGTACAGATCCAGCCAGACCCTCTCAAGATGCAGGCCCACGGGGTCACCTTTGAGGATCTGGAGCGTGCCGCACGCGAGTCCGCCACCAATACCACCGGCGGTTTCCTCAACTCGGGCCCCCGTGAAATCATGGTTAGAAACCTCGCCATGACTGTGCAGTTGGATGACTTCTCCCGCACCGTCCTTCGTCATGCCGATGACCGCATCGTCACCATTGGCGATGTCGCGCAGGTTGTTTGGGGTGTCGAACCCATGCGTGGAGATGCCAGTGTCAACGGCACTCGCGGCGTCATCATGAGCGTTACCAAAGCCCCCGGCTTTGACACCCTCACTCTCACCGGCGAGATCGAAAAAGCCATTGAGGAGCTGAAGCCCACCTTGCCAGCCGGAGTCGAGGCCGTGGTGCTTTTTCGCCAGGCAGATTTCATCGAGCACGCCATCGGCAATCTTCAGGAGGCCATTCGCGATGGTGCCATCATGGTCACCATCGTCATCTTTCTCTTCCTGCTGAATGCCCGCACCACCTTCATCACCCTCATGGCCATGCCGCTTTCGTTTGCCATCACCATTCTCGCATTCAAGGCACTCGGCATCAGTGTCAATAGCATGACCCTCGGCGGTCTGGCCGTGGCCATCGGCATGGTGGTGGACGATGCCATCGTGGATGTTGAAAACGTCTGGCGCCGTCTCCGGCAGGGTGGTTCGGCCTCTCCTCTCTCCATCATCGCCTCCGCTTCCGGGGAGGTCAGAAACTCCATCCTCTATGCCACCGTGCTCATCATTTTGGTCTTCCTTCCATTGTTAGGCCTCAGCGGGGTGGAAGGCCGCCTCTTCGGCCCCATCGCCATGGCCACCATCCTGTCCATGCTGGCCTCCTTCATCGTATCACTGTCAGTTATACCGGTGCTTTGTTCACTGTTGCTAAAACCAAAGGCCGGCCAGCAACACCACGAAGGTCGCTTCACCTCCGGCTTCAAATGGTTGCTGAAGAAAACCATCCTCCGCTTCAGCCTCAGCCAGCCCTTCCTGGTCATCGGCGTCACCCTCATGCTGCTCCTGGCTGCGGCCATGCTTTATCCGCGCATGGGAAAAGATTTCCTTCCCGCTTTCCAGGAGGAGACTGCCCTCGTCTCCATGACCGCTGCCCCCGGATCCTCTCTGGATGAAACCAACCGCATGGCAGATATTGTCGAAGCCCTCATCATGCAGGTGCCGGAAGTCCGCCAGGTCGGTCGCCGACTGGGTCGAGCTGAACGCGGAGACCATGTCGTCCCCATCAGCTCAGCCGAAATGGATGTGGACTTTCGTGCCACCTCGGGACGGACTCGCGCGGAGATTTTGGAGGACATCCGCACCCGCATCCGCAGCGTGCCTGGCACCTTCAGTGTCCTCACCGGTCCCCTGGCGGACCGCATCGGCCACATGCTCAGCGGCGTCTCCGCCCCCGTGGCCATCAAGGTCTTCGGGCCGGATCTGGAAACCCTGCGCTCCCTTGGCACCCAGGTGCAGACCCTGGCCAAAACCATCCCTGGATTTGAAGATGCCAAGCTCGACCAGCAATCCCTCATCCCCCAGCTCCGCATCGAGGCCGACCGCCACCGCGCCGCCGCTTATGGCGTCACCCCTGGCCGTCTCAATGAAATTCTCTCAGCTCTGATCGGTGGTCAAAACGTCGCGGAACTTCGTGATGGTCAGCGCTCCATCGGTCTCGCCATCCGTCTCCCGGCCGCCTTGCGCGATTCCCCCGACAAGATAGCCAGCCTTCCCATCGAGACCGCACGCGGCCCCGGTATCCCCCTGCGCCTCGTCGCCCAGGTTCGTGAGGCCAAAGGCCCCAATGCCATCCAGCGTGAAGGCACTCAGCGTCGCTTCGTCATCAGCATCAAGCCCACCGCTCGCGATGTCGGCGCACTCGTCGCCCGGCTTCAGCAACAGATCGCTGAAAAAGTGAAACTGCCTGAAGGTTACTTCATCAGTTATGAAGGGGAGTTCCAGGCGCAGCAGGAGGCCTCGCAGCGCATCCTCATTCTCTTCGGCGTCGTCCTGCTCATCATCGTCTTTCTCCTCTGGGGATATTTCCGCAGTTTCGTACTCGCCTGTCAGGTCTTGTTGAATCTTCCCCTCGCACTCATGGGTAGCCTGGCCCTCACCTGGCTGCTCGTGGGCAATATCAGCATCGCCACCCTCGTCGGTTTCATCGCCGTCGGCGGCGTCGCCGCACGCAATGGCATCATGATGCTCAGCCATTACCTGCATCTCATGAAGCATGAGGGGGAAGTTTTCAGCCGCTCCATGATCGAGCGGGGCACTCTGGAGCGCCTCGTCCCCGTCACCATGACGGCCCTCAGTGCTGGCATCGCCCTCATCCCTCTCGTCCTCGCCGCCGGCGAGCCAGGAAAGGAAATTCTTCACCCCGTCGCCGTTTGCATCGTCGGGGGTCTCATCAGCAGCACATTGCTGGATTTTGCCGTCACCCCAGCCGTATTCTCCGTCTTCGGACGGCGTGCGGCAGATAAAGCTTTGCGCCTGGCAGCCCCAGCCGCTCATTAAAAACACACAGCCCAAAATAGAACCAAAACCATGAAAAGAACCTTCCTTACCACCCTCATCCTCGCCGCCACCACCAGCCTTCTTCTGGCTCACGGTGGCGTCGAGCTCGGCCCCAATGGCGGCCGCATCCTCGAATTCAGCAAAGACGAAACCATGCACGGCGAGGTTACCGTCAAAGACGGCAAGTTCAACATCGCTCTCCTCGACAAAGACATGAAGCCCGTCTCCCTCGACAAACAGGAGATCACCGTCAGCACCGGCGACCGCGACAAGCCCACCCGCCTCACCGTGGAAAAAGATAAAAAAGGCTTCTCCCTCCCCGTCGTCGCCGAAGGCCAGTGGCTCATCGTCCAATACCGCTCCAGCCCTGACGCCAAACCCATCACCGCCCGCATGAACTACGACACCGGAATTTGCTCCGGCTGCAACAAAGCCGAGTGGCTCTGCCAGTGCAAAGACTGAGTCTTGAATGAAGACCGGAAAGGCAGGTAGCAGTCGATAAACATGTCCTGCCTTTCCCGGTTTTGATTTTCGTAAACACTCCAAAAAAAACCCGCCGGAGATCACTCTCCGGCGGGTTGTTGGAGTTCCTCAAAAGAAACTCATTTCCTGATTAACGCCTGCCAAAATCCAGATGAATGCCCGGAAGGCTGATGTGTCCGCGGCTGCCGCCATGGCCATGGCTGTCGTGATGCCCGTGCCCATGGCTGGAGCGGCAGCTATGGCTCACGGTGCGGTAGTCATACCGGGGATGACCATGGCGGTCACGGCCTGAATAAACGCGTTCACGATAAACCGGCGTGCGGCAGGAACCGCAGGTATGCGAATAGCTCCGGCTCGAATGTCCGTGGCCGGAATGGCCATGTGAATCGCGTGCCTGGGAGGTCGAAGGAACCAGCATGACAAAGCTGGTAGTCAGAGCCAGCAGGGTGAGGATCTTTTTCATAACAGTGTGGGGGTAGGTTTTGATTGATTGCCGCAGTTCAGCGGCGTGTAAGTCTGACGGGAAGCCTTTCCGGCTATTCATTGCCCATGCATTTATTTCGCCTCATTCATGAAAACCTTCGGCCTCTCTGCCCTCACTGCGTTTGCCGAAAAATGGCGGCTGTGATGCCGCTTCAGGGAGGGAGCTCTATTGCTGTATCATTGGTTTGGCTGCGCTTTGTGGGAGTCCTCATCCCGCGCCGCTGAACATTATGGAGTCATTCATCTGTTTGTTAGGCGCCGCCATCATCATGTTTGCACCACGGTCGTAACTTTTTTGTCCTATGGAAGATCATTCACATTCACATTCGGGGAACAGCTCATGCGAGCATGGCCACGATGACACACCTCTGCCACGCACCGCCCTGGTCACAGCCTCGGGGGCCTTGCTGGCTTTGGGCATGCTTTTACAGTGGCTCCAAGCCGGACCCTCCATGCTGCCGGTCATCGCCTTTGCCTGCGCCACTTTGGCCGGCGGACTGCTCGTCTTCCCTGCGGCCTGGGGCGCATTAAAGAAAGGCCGCCTGGACATGAACGTCCTCATGACCGTCGCAGTCACCGGTGCCTGGCTGGTGGGGGAGGGGGCGGAAGGGGCCGCCGTCGTCTTTCTTTTCGCTCTCTCGGAACTGCTGGAATCCTGGAGCGTCGGTCGTGCCCGGCGCGCCATTGCTTCACTCCTCACCCTCACTCCAGAAACCGCCCTTGCCCGCCAGCCCGATGGTTCCTTTCATGAAACGCCCGTGGCCGATGTATACGTGGACATGGAGATCCAGGTCAGCAGTGGTGAAAGCGTGCCTCTGGATGGCGAAGTCATTTCAGGCAGCTCATCGGTAAACCAGGCACCCATCACGGGCGAGTCAGTGCCCGTGGATAAAAAGCCGGGAGATGTTGTCTATGCAGGCACCATCAATGGCGAGGGCTCTTTGAAAGTCCGCGTCACCAAAGCCGCAGGGGACACCACACTGGCCCGCATTATTCGCCTCGTCGCAGAGGCGGAAAGCCAGAAGGCACCCACCCAGCGCTTTGTGGATCGCTTTGCCCGCATCTATACCCCGGCGGTTTTCGTGGTTGCATTGTTGGTTGGGCTACTGCCGCCATTGCTCCTGCATAGAGACTGGTCCGAATGGATTTATCGTGCATTGGTTTTCCTCGTCATTGCTTGTCCCTGTGCCCTTGTTATTTCCACCCCTGTATCCATTGTCTCCGGGCTCACCGCCCTCGCCAGACGTGGCGTCCTCATCAAAGGCGGAGCTTATCTCGAGGTGCTTGGAAAGCTGTGCGCGCTCGCCGTGGACAAAACAGGCACCATCACCCGTGGCCAGCCTCAGGTCACGGACATCATCACCTTGGGCGGCATGAGTGAGGAGGAGATTCTCCACCGTGCCGCCGCCATTGATTCACACTCCGCTCATCCCTTAGCCAGGGCAGTCGTCCAGGCTGCCCAGGCGCGGAACATTACCTGGCAGCAGGCGGGTGAATATCAGTCCGTCACCGGTCGCGGTGCCACTGCCATGATGGACGGGCACCCGCATTTCATCGGCAACCATCAGATGGCGCATGAAATGGGCGTCTGCAGCCCCGAGATCGAGAGCCGCCTTGCGGAGATTGAAGAACGCGGGGAATCCCTCGCCATCCTGGGGCATTCACCTCATGCAGGCTGCACCGGTGCTGTCCTCGGCATCATCAGCATTGGGGATACCATGCGCCCTGAGGTGCCTGAGGCACTGCGGCGTCTCCATGCCGCAGGTTTGAAAAAAGTCGTCATGCTCAGTGGTGACAATCAGCGTACTGCCGATGCCATCGCCCGCCTCGCCGGCATTGATGAAACCCATGGGGATCTCATGCCGGAGCAGAAGATCCAGCACATCCGCCGCCTCATGGAGGAGCATGGTTACGTCGGCATGATTGGCGATGGCGTCAATGATGCCCCCGCGCTCGCCCTTGCCAGTGTGGGCATCGCCATGGGTGCCGTCGGCAGCGATACCGCCATTGAGACCGCAGACATGGCCCTGATGAAGGATGATCTCACCCAGGTGGCGGATGCCATCATTCTCGGCCGCCGGACCTTGCGCATCATCCAGTTCAATGTCGCCTTCGCCCTCGCAATAAAAGCGCTTTTCCTCATCCTTGCCTTCACCGGCCATACCAGCCTATGGCTCGCCATCCTCGCAGATACCGGAGCCACCCTCCTCGTCATCCTCAATTCCCTCCGCCTCCTCGGCCCAGAAATTAAATTCAAATAAAACAAGACCATGAAACCCGTCCGGTGGGCCAGTAGGAGCTCATCGCCCAATACAAGGCGCAGAGCGTCCCGGAGGCCGGTCTAGCGATATACTTCAGAATTAACGTACGTCATATTTGACGTATGTTTAGGGAAGGTGGCCATAGGACAGCATTTGCTGCCATCACTCCAGCCCCAATGGATTTGGAGGCCTTAAATTCACGAAACGCGATCCATGCATATTAAAGAACCCGTTAAATAACTTTAACGCTCGAAATGAATTTATAAATTTCCTTAAATTCATTTCAGGCTTCAAATGAATTTAAGGACTCCCGTTCACCCACCCGGTACCGCAGTCGCGAAGCGTCCCGGAGTGCGGCGCAGCGAGGCAAGAAGCAAGTCATTG encodes the following:
- a CDS encoding heavy metal translocating P-type ATPase; the protein is MEDHSHSHSGNSSCEHGHDDTPLPRTALVTASGALLALGMLLQWLQAGPSMLPVIAFACATLAGGLLVFPAAWGALKKGRLDMNVLMTVAVTGAWLVGEGAEGAAVVFLFALSELLESWSVGRARRAIASLLTLTPETALARQPDGSFHETPVADVYVDMEIQVSSGESVPLDGEVISGSSSVNQAPITGESVPVDKKPGDVVYAGTINGEGSLKVRVTKAAGDTTLARIIRLVAEAESQKAPTQRFVDRFARIYTPAVFVVALLVGLLPPLLLHRDWSEWIYRALVFLVIACPCALVISTPVSIVSGLTALARRGVLIKGGAYLEVLGKLCALAVDKTGTITRGQPQVTDIITLGGMSEEEILHRAAAIDSHSAHPLARAVVQAAQARNITWQQAGEYQSVTGRGATAMMDGHPHFIGNHQMAHEMGVCSPEIESRLAEIEERGESLAILGHSPHAGCTGAVLGIISIGDTMRPEVPEALRRLHAAGLKKVVMLSGDNQRTADAIARLAGIDETHGDLMPEQKIQHIRRLMEEHGYVGMIGDGVNDAPALALASVGIAMGAVGSDTAIETADMALMKDDLTQVADAIILGRRTLRIIQFNVAFALAIKALFLILAFTGHTSLWLAILADTGATLLVILNSLRLLGPEIKFK
- a CDS encoding TolC family protein; its protein translation is MHRRLLILSCLVAVSSTQALTLSDIAPRVRSHHPQLKAARMAVEEARGRQLGAGRLSNPSLGFEFQNESRVSPRSSTFSLDQSFPITRRLTLEKQLTSQLVTAAELEVKDAERNLIAEARSLAVKLLSLEKQRALRQQQTQLAQELSSFAKERADAGELSPLDAAQAQVDAQRLQLEARRIQIETVTLQGALKPMLGLSPAASLKLTGDLPALTLPGRSAWQQRADYQLAQAKTQAAQTDAALAHARRYQDVSAGLFAAREQQDVSSSSTEHTGFIGFRFSIPLPLWNRNQGEIAEKTASIERARLESEALASQITSEAETARQEMQANAALVTETRDRLLPLVKEQTDKLETAYQTGQTDLLTVLRARDQRLQLEAAVLDASRDFHLARIRYEAAVGSMH
- a CDS encoding efflux RND transporter periplasmic adaptor subunit, which gives rise to MPRFIRLAFIAGLLCLPSFAAESTRVILDEISVKNLRLETVETEEASFEETIFSLGHLEILPGRKAVVSSRIAGRAFSVLALPDQQVEEGDELVWVESRQPGDPPPTIMLPAPMAGLISKVDISQGQPITPDQALIEIVDMETLEAAAQVPEHLAGRLEKGQIARIRLPAFPDKVFEAKLAHIGAYADEKNGTVEAAFHLSNEDLLLRPGMRAEFTIVTRLREGVTVIPSAALQGDSINRFVFVKDFELANAFVKASVVIGQTNDTFVEVISGLLPGDEVVTQGAYALAFAGGGTTSLKEALDAAHGHEHNEDGTERKESAAEDHDHDHESESSSWNELTLLFAASTALLLVLLALVSWKRNSSIS
- a CDS encoding DUF3147 family protein, whose translation is MTYYLIKLFLSAGMIVTITEIAKRNNAAASIIHSLPLTSVLAFIWIYLETKDAALIGRHAYGTFWYVLPTLPMFILMPWLIKKLGGFWPAFGAGIVLTVALYLLTMRLLKLAGVNL
- a CDS encoding efflux RND transporter permease subunit — encoded protein: MLNRLILWSLHHRAIIIGASILLLVMGARTVTQLPVEVLPDLTKPTVTILTEAPGLAPEEVEALITQPIESALMGVAGLTRLRSTSDISLSLVFAEFAWGTDIYRARQFVQERLAGARSTLPPDTQPFLTPVASLMGEILLVGVRSTDVKVPAMEVRSLADWTIRRRLQAIPGIAEVLNMGGGVKQVQIQPDPLKMQAHGVTFEDLERAARESATNTTGGFLNSGPREIMVRNLAMTVQLDDFSRTVLRHADDRIVTIGDVAQVVWGVEPMRGDASVNGTRGVIMSVTKAPGFDTLTLTGEIEKAIEELKPTLPAGVEAVVLFRQADFIEHAIGNLQEAIRDGAIMVTIVIFLFLLNARTTFITLMAMPLSFAITILAFKALGISVNSMTLGGLAVAIGMVVDDAIVDVENVWRRLRQGGSASPLSIIASASGEVRNSILYATVLIILVFLPLLGLSGVEGRLFGPIAMATILSMLASFIVSLSVIPVLCSLLLKPKAGQQHHEGRFTSGFKWLLKKTILRFSLSQPFLVIGVTLMLLLAAAMLYPRMGKDFLPAFQEETALVSMTAAPGSSLDETNRMADIVEALIMQVPEVRQVGRRLGRAERGDHVVPISSAEMDVDFRATSGRTRAEILEDIRTRIRSVPGTFSVLTGPLADRIGHMLSGVSAPVAIKVFGPDLETLRSLGTQVQTLAKTIPGFEDAKLDQQSLIPQLRIEADRHRAAAYGVTPGRLNEILSALIGGQNVAELRDGQRSIGLAIRLPAALRDSPDKIASLPIETARGPGIPLRLVAQVREAKGPNAIQREGTQRRFVISIKPTARDVGALVARLQQQIAEKVKLPEGYFISYEGEFQAQQEASQRILILFGVVLLIIVFLLWGYFRSFVLACQVLLNLPLALMGSLALTWLLVGNISIATLVGFIAVGGVAARNGIMMLSHYLHLMKHEGEVFSRSMIERGTLERLVPVTMTALSAGIALIPLVLAAGEPGKEILHPVAVCIVGGLISSTLLDFAVTPAVFSVFGRRAADKALRLAAPAAH